The window CGCCCTGGTCAGCGCCGCTGATGTATGGTAACGGCGATGGACAAGAAAAGACTGCCTCAGCGGGCAGCCTTTTTGCTCATCATATACCTTTTGTTGCTTATCGGCACGCTTCCGTAACGGCGCTTCTTACGCCGTTCCTTACGCCGTTTCTATCTTCGCCGCATCCTCCAACCCCAACTCCTTGACAAAGATCTCTTGAAGCTTGAACTTCTGGATCTTGCCGGAGGCGGTCATCGGGAAGTGATCGACAAAGCGGACGTATTTGGGGATCTTGTAGCGGGAGATCTTGCCGCGGCAGAAGGTGCGGATCTCCTCTTCTGTCGCCTCTTCGCCCTCCTTGAGGATGATGCAGGCCAACGCCTCTTCGCCGTACCTGGGATCGGGCACGCCGACGACCTGCACGTCCTTGACCTTCGGGTGGGTGAAAAGGAACTCCTCCACCTCGCGGGGATAGATGTTCTCACCGCCGCGGATGATCATGTCCTTGGCCCGCCCGGTGATCCGGCAGTAGCCTTCCTCGTCCATGGTGGCCAAATCGCCCGTGTGCAGCCAGCCTTCGGCGTCAATCGCCGATTCCGTCGCCTCGGGGTTGTTGTAGTAGCCCTTCATGGTGCCGAAACCGCGCGCGCACAGTTCGCCCTGGGTGCCGCGAGGGATTTCCAGACCCGTGTCGGGGTGGACGATTTTCACCTCCACATGGGGGAGGGCTTTGCCAACGGTGCAGACGCGGCGCTCCAGGCTGTCATCGGTGCTCGTCTGAGTGATGACCGGCGAAAACTCGGTCTGTCCGTAGGCGATGGTGATCTCGCGGATGCCCATCCGGTCAATCACCTTGCGCATCACCTCAATAGGGCAGGGCGAGCCGGCCATGATGCCGGTCCGCAAGGAGGTGAGGTCGTACTTGGCAAAATCGGGATGGTCCAACTCGGCGATGAACATGGTGGGCACGCCGTAGAGGACGGTGCCGTGCTCCTGCTGGACCGCTTCCAGGACGCCTTTCGGCGTAAAGTACTCCAGCGGCACCATGGTGGCCCCCTTGCAGACACAGGCGAGGGAACTCATGACACAGCCGAAACAGTGGAAGAGCGGCACAGGGAAGCAGAGCCGATCTTCATGGGTCCACTTCTGGCAGTCAGCCACCATGTTGGCGTTGTTGATGATATTGGCATGGCTCAGCATAACCCCCTTGGGAAAGCCCGTCGTCCCGGAGGTGTACTGCATATTGATGACCTCGTCGTAGTGGAGGTCACGCTGGCGCTCAGCCAATTCCGCATCGGAGACAGCGCGGCCCATGTCGATGAGATCCTGCCAACTGTACATGCCGGGATGCTTCGCCTGGGGATCGCGGCCGATAAAGATGACGTTTTTCAGTTTGGGCAGCCAACGGACGTTGAGCCGGCCCGGCTCGGAATCGCGCAGCCCCGGACAGAGTTCGTTGACGATCTCCACGAAGTTGTTGTCTCGGAACCCGTCGATCAGGATCAGGGTAGTGGCGTCCGACTGGCGCAGCAGGTACTCCAGTTCAAAGGAGCGGTAGTTCGTGTTCACCGTCACCAGGACAGCGCCCATCTTGGCGCTGCCGAACTGGGTGTAGATCCATTCGGGATAGTTGGTCGCCCAGAGAGCGATATGTTCCCCTTTTTGGACGCCTAAGGCCATCAGTCCCTTAGCCACCTCGTCCGCCTTCTCGCGGAACTGGGTGTAGGTCAAGCGTAGATTGCGGTCGTCAGTGTAGACCAGAGCTTCCTTTTCGGGATAGCGGGCCGCTGTCTGATCCAGCAGGTCCCCAATCGTGATTTGCAACAATTCGGACAAGTACGTCACTCCTCGATTCGCGATCCGTTCCACTTACTCCCGAAAAGGGTGTAGAAAAAGCCAGGGTTCCGCAGGGAATCCTGGTCTGAAACGGTCTTCCTATTCGCGAATGAGGCAGAAAAATCCTTCGCATGTTCAAATGTTTTTTATGTTTTATTCAATTGATGTGCAACGTTCCCCCACTAATACTTCCGCGCAACATCAGAAACACGGCTCAACCAGAGCGCCAGCACCAGGAGATACCCGAAGAAATAGACATAGGCAAAACGTTCGGGAATCACCGGCCCTGCCAGGATCAGCAGCAGCGAAACGGCGCCGATAGCGATAAATTGGTTTGCCACCCAACGGACGAGGCCCTCCTTGTCCTTCGCCTCATCGTAACCGGCCAGCCATTCCACCGTCTGTCCCTTTTTAAGAGCGAAGCCCCAGGCGAAAAAAAAGACCATGTTGAAGAGCGGGAGCAGGGTGTTCACTTTCATGACCGTTTCCTCCCTTCCCATAGGAAAAGGGGCGCCCCGGCGCCCCTTCTTGCTGATGTTCTGCTTCGATTGCTGCATGGTTTGGTTTCTATCGACGGGGCTCCCCTTGGATTGCGCCGGCATAACGCCCTGAATATCTGAATAAGCGAACCGCATTTCATGCCGCCCGTTGAGACCCGCCTCCGCTACACCTGCCTCATATCGGCGATCCCATTGACAAAGGACGCCACAACGGGGCGCATCCGTTCAAACTCGACCAAGAAGGCGTCGTGACCGTGGGGGCTTTTCAGTTCCCAGTAGCCGGCGTCACAGCCGGCTTTTTTCATGATCTCGGCCATCTCGATCATATAGACGGGCGGGTAGATCCAGTCGGAATCAACGCCGATGAAAAGCGTCCGGGCGGCGATGGAGGCGAGTGCCTTCTCGTAGCCGCCGCGGCCGCGGCCTACATCAAGCAAGTCCATGGCCTTGCAGAGGTACATGTAGGTGTTGGCGTCAAAACGTTGGACCAGTTTGTCGCCCTGGTAGTGCAGGTAGCTCTCGATCTCGAAGCGGTTGTCAAAATCAAAGTATGCCTTCGGCTGGTTGTTCGTCATCCGTCGTCCGAACCGGGCGGTGAAGAGTTCGTCGCTGCGGTAGGTGACCATGCCGAGCATCCGGGCGATGGCGAGGCCCTGGG of the Heliomicrobium undosum genome contains:
- a CDS encoding DUF3784 domain-containing protein is translated as MKVNTLLPLFNMVFFFAWGFALKKGQTVEWLAGYDEAKDKEGLVRWVANQFIAIGAVSLLLILAGPVIPERFAYVYFFGYLLVLALWLSRVSDVARKY
- a CDS encoding AMP-binding protein, which gives rise to MSELLQITIGDLLDQTAARYPEKEALVYTDDRNLRLTYTQFREKADEVAKGLMALGVQKGEHIALWATNYPEWIYTQFGSAKMGAVLVTVNTNYRSFELEYLLRQSDATTLILIDGFRDNNFVEIVNELCPGLRDSEPGRLNVRWLPKLKNVIFIGRDPQAKHPGMYSWQDLIDMGRAVSDAELAERQRDLHYDEVINMQYTSGTTGFPKGVMLSHANIINNANMVADCQKWTHEDRLCFPVPLFHCFGCVMSSLACVCKGATMVPLEYFTPKGVLEAVQQEHGTVLYGVPTMFIAELDHPDFAKYDLTSLRTGIMAGSPCPIEVMRKVIDRMGIREITIAYGQTEFSPVITQTSTDDSLERRVCTVGKALPHVEVKIVHPDTGLEIPRGTQGELCARGFGTMKGYYNNPEATESAIDAEGWLHTGDLATMDEEGYCRITGRAKDMIIRGGENIYPREVEEFLFTHPKVKDVQVVGVPDPRYGEEALACIILKEGEEATEEEIRTFCRGKISRYKIPKYVRFVDHFPMTASGKIQKFKLQEIFVKELGLEDAAKIETA